From the Rhodanobacter soli genome, one window contains:
- the dapB gene encoding 4-hydroxy-tetrahydrodipicolinate reductase, giving the protein MSLKVCLAGATGWAGSELARGIAASADLELVAAVSRRHAGRPLGAALGDAGIVTPVFATAGEALATPCDVFVEYTHPDTAKANILAALAHGAHVVVGTSGLTDEDYAQIDAAAREHQRGVLACGNFALTAVLLIKFAEMAAKLISQWEIIDYASAGKPDAPSGTVRELAGRMGRVRQPQLEVPLERTVGMRETRGGTLAGSQVHALRLPGFVIGAEAIFGMPDQTLTIRHNAGSSAKPYVDGALLAIRKVSGLVGVHRGLDAVLEL; this is encoded by the coding sequence ATGTCGCTGAAGGTATGTCTTGCCGGCGCCACCGGCTGGGCCGGCTCCGAGCTGGCGCGCGGTATCGCCGCCAGCGCGGATCTGGAGCTGGTCGCCGCGGTATCGCGTCGGCATGCCGGCCGGCCGCTGGGCGCAGCGCTGGGTGATGCCGGCATCGTCACGCCGGTGTTCGCCACGGCGGGCGAGGCACTGGCCACGCCCTGCGACGTGTTCGTCGAATACACCCATCCCGACACCGCCAAGGCGAACATCCTCGCCGCGCTGGCGCATGGCGCGCACGTGGTGGTCGGCACGTCGGGCCTCACCGACGAGGATTACGCGCAGATCGACGCGGCCGCCCGCGAACACCAGCGTGGCGTGCTGGCCTGCGGCAATTTCGCGCTCACCGCGGTGCTGCTGATCAAGTTCGCCGAGATGGCGGCGAAGCTCATCTCGCAGTGGGAGATCATCGACTACGCCAGCGCGGGCAAACCGGATGCGCCCAGCGGCACCGTGCGCGAGCTGGCCGGGCGCATGGGCCGGGTGCGCCAGCCGCAGTTGGAGGTGCCGCTGGAGCGGACCGTCGGCATGCGTGAGACGCGCGGCGGCACGCTGGCTGGCAGCCAGGTGCATGCGCTGCGCCTGCCGGGTTTCGTGATCGGCGCCGAGGCGATCTTCGGCATGCCGGACCAGACCCTGACGATCCGCCACAACGCCGGCAGCAGCGCGAAGCCCTACGTGGACGGTGCGTTGCTGGCGATCCGCAAGGTGTCCGGCCTGGTTGGCGTGCATCGCGGGCTGGATGCGGTGCTGGAGCTGTAG
- the dinB gene encoding DNA polymerase IV, whose product MSSAPRKILHVDMDAFYASVEQRDDPSLRGKPVAVAWRGARSVVCAASYEARVFGVRSAMPAIRAERLCPQLIFVPPDFVRYKAVSRQVREIFARHTELIEPLSLDEAYLDVTSTLSGLPSATATAEAIRAAIREETQLTASAGVAPNKFLAKIASDFRKPDGLFVVRPQQVEAFLTPLPVGRLPGVGKVMEAKLAVLGIATVGELRAFAQAELEQRFGRWGRRLHELAHGIDEHPVQPERLTLQVSAEDTFEHDLRLDELEPHIRRLADKAWAGHQREHGRVARTVVLKLKTADFHTLTRSLTPAQRPLSANALADIACALRERVERPADSRYRLVGVGLAGFVEQDSYQAQTDLFD is encoded by the coding sequence TTGTCCTCCGCTCCGCGCAAGATTCTCCACGTCGACATGGACGCGTTCTACGCGTCGGTGGAGCAGCGCGACGACCCCTCGCTGCGCGGCAAGCCGGTGGCGGTGGCCTGGCGCGGCGCGCGCTCGGTGGTGTGCGCGGCCAGCTACGAGGCGCGCGTGTTCGGCGTGCGCTCGGCGATGCCGGCGATCCGCGCCGAGCGGCTGTGCCCGCAGCTGATCTTCGTGCCGCCGGATTTCGTGCGCTACAAGGCGGTGTCGCGGCAGGTGCGCGAGATCTTCGCGCGGCACACCGAGCTGATCGAGCCGCTGTCGCTGGACGAGGCCTACCTCGACGTCACCAGCACGCTGAGCGGGCTGCCCTCGGCCACCGCCACCGCCGAGGCGATCCGCGCGGCGATCCGCGAGGAGACGCAACTCACCGCGTCGGCCGGCGTGGCGCCGAACAAGTTCCTGGCCAAGATCGCCTCGGATTTCCGCAAGCCCGACGGCCTGTTCGTGGTGCGCCCGCAGCAGGTCGAGGCGTTCCTCACCCCGTTGCCGGTCGGCCGCCTGCCCGGCGTGGGCAAGGTGATGGAGGCGAAGCTGGCCGTGCTCGGCATCGCCACCGTGGGCGAACTGCGCGCGTTCGCGCAGGCGGAACTGGAGCAGCGCTTCGGCCGCTGGGGCCGGCGCCTGCACGAACTGGCGCACGGCATCGACGAGCATCCGGTGCAGCCGGAGCGCCTCACCCTGCAGGTCTCCGCCGAGGACACGTTCGAGCACGACCTGCGGCTCGACGAACTCGAACCGCACATCCGCCGGCTCGCCGACAAGGCCTGGGCCGGCCACCAGCGTGAGCACGGGCGGGTGGCGCGCACCGTCGTGCTGAAACTGAAGACCGCGGACTTCCACACGCTGACGCGCAGCCTCACCCCGGCACAGCGGCCATTGTCGGCGAACGCACTGGCCGACATCGCCTGCGCATTGCGCGAACGGGTCGAGCGCCCCGCCGACAGCCGCTACCGCCTGGTGGGTGTGGGCCTGGCCGGCTTCGTCGAGCAGGATAGCTACCAGGCGCAGACGGACCTGTTCGACTGA
- the lpdA gene encoding dihydrolipoyl dehydrogenase → MANTIEIKVPDIGGHDNVPVIEVLVKAGDTVAKEQSLITLESDKATMEIPSSAAGVIKELKLKVGDEVSEGAVIAVLEVAGDAATPEAEAPKPAAPAASTPAAVPAATPPQPSPASRAGSAPAPQAAGASGRKADIECKLVVLGSGPGGYTAAFRAADLGVDTVLVERYASLGGVCLNVGCIPSKALLHAAAVIDEAEAMAAHGVSFGAPKIDIDKLRSFKGKVVGQLTGGLATMAKQRKVRTLEGSGAFVSPNEMEVQTKDGVKLVRFEHAIIAAGSQSVKLPSFPWDDERIVDSTGALELRDVPKQLLVVGGGIIGLEMATVYAALGSEVTVVEFMDQLIPGADADLIRPLAKRLGGKLKGVHLKTKVVEAKATKKGIEVSYEGDSIPATTLFDRVLVSVGRSPNGGKIGADKAGIAVTERGFINVDSQMRTNVPHIFAIGDLVGQPMLAHKATHEAKVAAEVVAGMKSHFDARVIPSVAYTDPEIAWVGVTEREAKEKGLKVGVGKFPWAASGRAIGIDRTEGFTKLIFDEETHRIVGGGIVGVHAGDLISELALAIEMGSEAADIGLTIHPHPTLSESIGMAAEAYEGTITDLYMPKKK, encoded by the coding sequence ATGGCGAACACGATCGAAATCAAGGTTCCCGACATCGGCGGCCACGACAACGTGCCGGTGATCGAAGTGCTGGTGAAAGCCGGCGACACCGTGGCGAAGGAGCAGAGCCTGATCACGCTGGAGTCGGACAAGGCGACCATGGAGATTCCCTCCAGCGCCGCCGGCGTGATCAAGGAGCTGAAGCTCAAGGTGGGCGACGAGGTTTCCGAGGGTGCGGTGATCGCCGTGCTGGAAGTGGCGGGTGATGCCGCGACGCCGGAAGCCGAGGCGCCCAAGCCGGCTGCGCCGGCAGCATCCACGCCGGCCGCCGTTCCGGCGGCTACCCCTCCCCAACCCTCCCCTGCCAGTAGGGCAGGGAGTGCGCCGGCGCCGCAGGCCGCGGGTGCCTCCGGCCGCAAGGCCGATATCGAATGCAAGCTGGTCGTGCTCGGCTCCGGTCCCGGCGGCTATACCGCCGCGTTCCGCGCCGCCGACCTCGGCGTCGACACCGTGCTGGTGGAACGCTACGCCAGCCTCGGCGGCGTCTGCCTCAACGTGGGCTGCATCCCGTCCAAGGCGCTGCTGCACGCCGCGGCGGTGATCGACGAGGCCGAGGCGATGGCCGCGCACGGCGTCAGCTTCGGTGCGCCCAAGATCGACATCGACAAGCTGCGCAGCTTCAAGGGCAAGGTGGTCGGTCAGCTCACCGGCGGCCTCGCCACGATGGCGAAGCAGCGCAAGGTGCGCACGCTCGAAGGCAGCGGCGCCTTCGTGTCGCCGAATGAAATGGAAGTCCAGACGAAGGATGGCGTGAAGCTGGTCCGTTTCGAGCACGCGATCATCGCGGCCGGCTCGCAATCGGTGAAGTTGCCATCGTTCCCGTGGGACGACGAGCGCATCGTCGACTCCACCGGCGCGCTGGAGCTGCGCGACGTGCCGAAGCAACTGCTGGTGGTCGGCGGCGGCATCATCGGCCTGGAAATGGCCACCGTGTATGCCGCACTGGGCAGCGAAGTGACCGTGGTCGAGTTCATGGACCAGCTCATCCCCGGCGCCGACGCCGACCTGATCCGGCCGCTGGCCAAGCGCCTGGGCGGCAAGCTCAAGGGCGTGCACCTGAAGACCAAGGTGGTCGAGGCGAAGGCGACGAAGAAAGGCATCGAGGTCAGCTACGAAGGCGACAGCATCCCCGCGACCACGCTGTTCGACCGCGTGCTGGTGTCGGTGGGCCGTTCGCCGAACGGCGGCAAGATCGGCGCGGACAAGGCCGGCATTGCGGTCACCGAGCGCGGCTTCATCAACGTCGATTCGCAGATGCGCACCAACGTGCCGCACATCTTCGCCATCGGCGATCTGGTCGGCCAGCCGATGCTGGCGCACAAGGCCACGCACGAGGCGAAGGTCGCCGCGGAAGTGGTGGCCGGCATGAAGAGCCACTTCGACGCGCGGGTGATCCCGTCGGTCGCCTACACCGATCCGGAAATCGCCTGGGTCGGCGTGACCGAGCGCGAGGCGAAGGAGAAGGGCCTGAAGGTCGGCGTGGGCAAGTTCCCGTGGGCCGCCAGCGGCCGCGCGATCGGCATCGACCGCACCGAGGGCTTCACCAAGCTGATCTTCGACGAGGAAACCCACCGCATCGTCGGCGGCGGCATCGTCGGCGTGCATGCCGGCGACCTGATCTCCGAACTCGCCCTGGCGATCGAGATGGGCAGCGAGGCCGCCGACATCGGCCTCACCATCCACCCGCATCCCACGCTCAGCGAGTCGATCGGCATGGCGGCGGAAGCGTACGAAGGCACGATCACCGATCTGTACATGCCGAAGAAGAAGTGA
- a CDS encoding APC family permease has protein sequence MLTEPANAYARRLSTWDAAMIVIGGVIGAGIFLTPATVARNTSSGTEVLILWAIGGLLTLAGVLCYAELGARRPQAGGIYVYLREAFGLLPAFLFGWTMALINYPGSVAAVATMFAEYLCAALGLSPLLYVKPVAVGAIVFIVGVNLFGIRAGAWMQNVFTVLKLAAIALLVIAGLVLARGQLGPVLVVDAAPPVSPWSFVGALLPVLFTYGGFHYLNDLAGEVRNPQRTLPRALGMGMAGVVICYLLANFAYLAGLGHAGLAASQAPAADLMRRLFGEHGATVIAVGIACSTFGYCSIAIAGGARVLQTMGADGVFFRAAGHVDLRTRAPQIALALLGAWAVVLTLSGSFNQLLNYTTVGEWLGHVFGIGTLFWYRKHFIDQPAPYQVPFYPLLPLVFVITVFGVIVASAIHAPGDAGMSLLIIALGVPVYYGWRWLEGRRAV, from the coding sequence ATGCTGACCGAACCCGCCAATGCCTATGCCCGTCGCCTGAGTACCTGGGACGCCGCGATGATCGTCATCGGCGGCGTGATCGGGGCGGGCATCTTCCTCACGCCGGCCACGGTGGCGCGCAACACGTCGTCGGGCACCGAGGTGCTGATCCTGTGGGCGATCGGCGGCCTGCTGACCCTGGCCGGCGTGCTGTGCTACGCCGAACTGGGCGCGCGGCGGCCGCAGGCCGGCGGCATCTACGTCTATCTGCGCGAGGCGTTCGGGCTGCTGCCGGCGTTCCTGTTCGGCTGGACCATGGCGCTGATCAACTACCCCGGCAGCGTGGCGGCGGTGGCGACGATGTTCGCCGAGTACCTGTGCGCCGCGCTCGGGCTGTCGCCGCTGCTGTACGTGAAGCCGGTGGCGGTGGGCGCGATCGTGTTCATCGTGGGCGTGAACCTGTTCGGCATCCGCGCCGGCGCGTGGATGCAGAACGTGTTCACCGTGCTGAAGCTGGCCGCGATCGCCTTGCTGGTGATCGCCGGGCTGGTACTGGCGCGCGGCCAGCTGGGACCGGTGCTGGTGGTGGACGCGGCACCGCCCGTGTCGCCGTGGTCGTTCGTCGGCGCGCTGCTGCCGGTGCTGTTTACCTACGGCGGCTTCCACTACCTCAACGACCTCGCCGGCGAAGTGCGCAATCCGCAACGCACGCTGCCGCGCGCGCTGGGCATGGGCATGGCCGGCGTGGTGATCTGCTACCTGCTGGCCAACTTCGCCTATCTGGCCGGGCTGGGCCACGCCGGCCTCGCCGCCAGCCAGGCGCCGGCGGCGGACCTGATGCGCCGGCTGTTCGGCGAGCATGGCGCCACGGTGATCGCGGTGGGCATCGCCTGCTCCACCTTCGGCTACTGCAGCATCGCGATCGCCGGCGGCGCGCGGGTGCTGCAGACGATGGGCGCGGACGGCGTGTTCTTCCGCGCCGCGGGCCACGTCGACCTGCGCACGCGCGCGCCGCAGATCGCGCTGGCCCTGCTCGGCGCCTGGGCGGTGGTGCTGACCCTGTCCGGCAGCTTCAACCAGCTGCTCAACTACACCACGGTGGGCGAGTGGCTGGGCCACGTGTTCGGCATCGGCACGCTGTTCTGGTACCGCAAGCATTTCATCGATCAGCCGGCGCCGTACCAGGTGCCGTTCTACCCGCTGCTGCCGCTGGTCTTCGTGATCACCGTGTTCGGCGTGATCGTGGCCAGCGCGATCCACGCGCCGGGCGACGCCGGCATGAGCCTGCTGATCATTGCGCTCGGCGTGCCGGTGTATTACGGCTGGCGCTGGCTGGAAGGGCGCAGGGCGGTCTGA
- a CDS encoding ATP-grasp domain-containing protein encodes MPSHRLAIATSADHPSIQPDDAHLAASLERLGVPPVVCVWNDPAVDWSAFDAVLIRTIWDYFKHHAAFLDWLDRLDRLGIPTINDSALLRWNSDKRYLLELAQHGVAIIPTRLASTAALPGVLAAMPGQSVVIKPSISGSAWHTLRGTIGDAAFAAAVAQLPRDCNYLVQPFVPEVVSDGEWSLLYFAGEFSHAVIKRPAAGDYRVQGEYGGSAEPAQPDAAILAAADRALAAVAAIGHAGHAYVRVDGVVSGGRFLVMELELIEPFLHLAAHPAAAERLARDVAARLSPATLADAR; translated from the coding sequence ATGCCCAGTCACCGGCTCGCCATCGCCACGTCCGCCGACCATCCGTCGATCCAGCCCGACGACGCGCACCTCGCCGCTTCGCTGGAGCGCCTGGGTGTCCCGCCCGTGGTCTGCGTGTGGAACGACCCGGCAGTGGACTGGTCGGCGTTCGACGCGGTGCTGATCCGCACCATCTGGGACTATTTCAAGCACCACGCGGCCTTCCTCGACTGGCTGGACCGGCTCGATCGCCTCGGCATCCCCACCATCAACGACAGCGCGCTGCTGCGCTGGAACAGCGACAAGCGCTACCTGCTCGAACTCGCCCAACACGGCGTGGCGATCATTCCCACCCGGTTGGCCAGTACGGCCGCGCTGCCCGGCGTGCTGGCGGCGATGCCGGGACAGTCGGTGGTGATCAAGCCGAGCATCAGCGGCAGCGCCTGGCACACGCTGCGCGGCACGATCGGCGACGCGGCGTTCGCCGCCGCGGTGGCGCAACTGCCGCGCGACTGCAACTACCTGGTGCAGCCGTTCGTGCCGGAGGTGGTCAGCGACGGCGAATGGTCGCTGCTGTATTTCGCCGGCGAATTCAGCCATGCGGTGATCAAGCGCCCGGCCGCCGGCGACTACCGCGTGCAGGGCGAGTACGGCGGCAGCGCCGAGCCGGCGCAACCCGATGCCGCCATCCTGGCTGCGGCCGACCGTGCGCTGGCGGCAGTGGCCGCGATCGGCCATGCCGGCCACGCCTACGTGCGCGTCGACGGCGTGGTCAGCGGCGGGCGTTTCCTGGTGATGGAGCTGGAGCTAATCGAACCGTTCCTGCACCTGGCCGCCCACCCGGCGGCAGCCGAGCGCCTGGCACGGGACGTGGCCGCCCGACTGTCGCCGGCTACGCTGGCGGACGCCCGCTGA
- a CDS encoding RNA polymerase sigma factor, with amino-acid sequence MDDTRSPDRELVDAVLANRPGAFERLVREYQGLCWHIIQRMVRNPEDARELCQDTFLRVHQCLHQYRYESALKSWIGRVAYTIALRHLQHKRIPLVDHGDDDNDGALVENIGDGFDLEAACADEETQRHLHAAIEQLPPLQRTLLTLYYLEETTIPEIARITGMASGTIKSHLFRSRLRLRGALEARTGVAA; translated from the coding sequence ATGGATGACACCCGCAGCCCCGACCGCGAGCTGGTCGACGCCGTGCTGGCCAACCGGCCGGGCGCGTTCGAACGGCTCGTGCGCGAGTACCAGGGACTGTGCTGGCACATCATCCAGCGCATGGTGCGCAACCCGGAGGACGCGCGCGAGCTGTGCCAGGACACCTTCCTGCGTGTGCACCAGTGCCTGCACCAGTACCGTTACGAGAGCGCGCTGAAATCGTGGATCGGCCGCGTCGCCTACACCATCGCCTTGCGCCACCTGCAGCACAAGCGCATCCCGCTGGTCGATCATGGCGACGACGACAACGACGGCGCGCTGGTGGAAAACATCGGCGACGGCTTCGACCTGGAGGCGGCCTGCGCGGACGAGGAGACCCAGCGGCACCTGCACGCGGCGATCGAGCAGTTGCCGCCGTTGCAGCGCACGCTGCTGACGTTGTATTACCTCGAGGAGACGACCATCCCGGAGATCGCGCGGATCACCGGGATGGCCAGCGGCACCATCAAGAGCCACTTGTTCCGCTCACGTTTGCGCCTGCGCGGCGCGCTCGAGGCGCGAACCGGAGTTGCAGCATGA
- a CDS encoding UPF0104 family protein yields MRWLHLLSWLGSLAAFGLALWLLHRYVTHLAWRDVATAWSQLPGWRIAGSAGAALLSLTMLAMFDVLAARTVVRERIPAKLAAFAGAVTQGISNTLGFHAITGTALRYRIYATAGLGASDIARIVALAGFGVGLGFTVVITGALCWQPAITQGWGRWPGAALLLLLVALVVWLMRLRTLALGRWTLALPSARIAAAQMLVGGVEMLAALGALYVLLPAASAPPFVDFLPIYVAAVLAGIVSHAPGGLGVFETIMLASFPPQARADLLAAILCYRLTYTALPFVLAGAALAVFEWRLRRHR; encoded by the coding sequence GTGCGCTGGCTGCACCTGCTGTCGTGGCTGGGCTCGCTGGCGGCGTTCGGGCTGGCGCTGTGGCTGCTGCATCGCTACGTCACCCACCTCGCCTGGCGCGACGTGGCGACGGCCTGGTCGCAGTTGCCGGGTTGGCGCATCGCGGGTTCGGCCGGCGCGGCGCTGCTCAGCCTGACGATGCTGGCGATGTTCGATGTGCTGGCGGCACGTACGGTGGTGCGCGAGCGCATCCCGGCGAAGCTGGCCGCCTTCGCCGGCGCGGTCACCCAGGGCATCTCGAACACGCTGGGCTTCCATGCGATCACCGGCACCGCGCTGCGCTACCGCATCTATGCCACGGCCGGACTCGGCGCCAGCGACATCGCGCGCATCGTGGCGCTGGCCGGGTTCGGCGTGGGACTGGGTTTCACCGTGGTGATCACCGGCGCGCTGTGCTGGCAACCGGCGATCACGCAGGGCTGGGGACGCTGGCCGGGCGCGGCGTTGCTGCTGTTGCTGGTCGCCCTGGTCGTCTGGCTCATGCGCCTGCGCACGCTCGCGCTGGGGCGCTGGACCTTGGCGCTGCCGAGCGCGCGCATCGCCGCCGCGCAGATGCTGGTCGGCGGGGTGGAGATGCTGGCCGCGCTCGGCGCGCTGTACGTGCTGCTGCCGGCGGCGTCCGCGCCGCCGTTCGTGGATTTTCTGCCGATCTACGTGGCCGCCGTGCTTGCGGGCATCGTCAGCCATGCGCCGGGCGGGCTGGGCGTGTTCGAGACGATCATGCTGGCGTCGTTTCCGCCGCAGGCGCGCGCCGACCTGCTCGCCGCGATCCTGTGCTACCGGCTGACCTACACCGCGCTGCCGTTCGTGCTGGCCGGCGCCGCGCTGGCCGTGTTCGAGTGGCGCCTGCGCCGGCATCGCTGA
- a CDS encoding trimeric intracellular cation channel family protein produces the protein MNEQLLFNLVDLAGTFAFAISGATAARRCNLDLFGILAVAFITACGGGIARDLCIGAIPPAGLSDWRYLLTAMVAALLTIVAYRWVERLTYPVRLFDAMGLGLFAVYGAHKALLFGHNAEVAILLGMVTAIGGGMARDVLLARVSVVLQKEIYALAAFAGAALTVIGERYHWPAVWATWLPILFCFGLRFLSLHYHWNLPRFGRDRQV, from the coding sequence ATGAACGAACAACTGCTGTTCAACCTGGTGGACCTGGCCGGCACGTTCGCGTTCGCGATCAGCGGCGCGACCGCGGCACGTCGCTGCAATCTCGACCTGTTCGGCATCCTGGCGGTCGCCTTCATCACCGCCTGCGGTGGCGGCATCGCGCGCGACCTGTGCATCGGCGCGATCCCGCCGGCGGGACTGTCCGACTGGCGTTACCTGCTCACCGCGATGGTCGCCGCCTTGCTCACGATCGTGGCGTACCGGTGGGTGGAGCGGCTGACCTACCCGGTGCGCCTGTTCGACGCGATGGGGCTGGGCCTGTTCGCGGTGTACGGCGCGCACAAGGCACTGCTGTTCGGCCACAACGCCGAGGTGGCGATCCTGCTCGGCATGGTGACCGCGATCGGCGGCGGCATGGCGCGCGACGTGCTGCTGGCGCGCGTGTCGGTCGTATTGCAGAAGGAAATCTATGCGCTGGCCGCGTTCGCCGGCGCCGCGCTGACGGTGATCGGCGAGCGTTACCACTGGCCGGCGGTGTGGGCGACCTGGCTGCCGATCCTGTTCTGTTTCGGGCTGCGCTTCCTGTCGCTGCATTATCACTGGAACCTGCCGCGCTTTGGCCGCGACCGCCAGGTGTGA